A segment of the Posidoniimonas polymericola genome:
GCGGACGCCGTGCCGCGCGGATCGTCCCCGCAGGCCCACCCCTCGGGGGCTGCCTGCCAGGCGTCGAACGGCGAGCCGAACTGGGTCGACAGCTGGTTCGCGAGCTCGCGGCTACTTGTGTCGGTAGGGTCGTGCATCGCTGGGTCTCGCGCCACTTGTGCGTTGCGTGCGGGTTCGAACGGTTGTCCGGTCACGACCGGTCAGACCCTCCGGCCCACACCGGCTTTGTCTACCTGACTAATAGCTCACTGGGCCCTGCCGGGGCCGTGGTTCGCTGCGGAACATGCGATCTGCCGGTCTGCCCACCATTTGTGACCTAAATTCGTCTAGAGCCTGCGACGTATGCAGGTTTTGCTCGCTTGAAAGGGTCCGAAACGGGCTCCGGAATCAAAGCCTGGAAGAGAAAGTCGCCGGGGTGCACAAGACCGCACCAACGAGCGATATCCACCCTCGCTGGAAGTAATTGCCATGAACCATCTGCACCGCCGGAACTCGGCGTTCACGCTCGTTGAACTGGTTATCGTCGTGCTGATCCTCGGCATCCTGGCGGCCGTGGCCGCGCCGCGGATGTTCGACACCGCCGGCGACGCCCGCACCAACGCCACGCGGCACTCGCTGACCATCGTGCGAGACGCGATCCAGCTGTACCGGGCGCAGAACAACGCCCTGCCGGGCGAGGCGGGCACCGAGGCCGACTTGGTGGCCGACCTCGCCACGATGCTCAACGGCCCGTTCCCCCAGGCCTCCGTGGGCAACGTCGGCTCGACGGTCCGCATCCAGACCTCCGGCGCCGCGCTCTCTGCGAGCGGCAGCGAGAGCTGGGCCTACGATAACACCACAGGCGACTTTATTGTCAACAACGCGGTTGGCGCTACCTGGTAGCCCGGCCGCACCGCCGCCCGCTCCTCGAGCGGCGGCCCGACGCTTGCAGCAACGACCCCTATGACGCTCACCCCCCAGACGCCGCCCCGGGCGTTGATCGCCGAGGACGACCCCGCCCTGGCGGACGTCCTCAAGCTGGCTTTCACACGCAAGGGCTTCCAGACCAAAGTCTTCCGCAACGGCCGCGACGCCCTCGCGGCGGCCGCCGCCGAAAGCTGGGATGTCGTTTGCAGCGACTACCAGATGCCGCACGTCAACGGCGAGCAGCTGCTGACCGGCGTGCGGGCGAGCGAGACCTCGCGCCACGCGGTCTGCATCCTCTGCTCGGCCAAGTCGTACGAACTCAACTGCGAACGGATGGCCCGCGAGCTCAACCTGC
Coding sequences within it:
- a CDS encoding type II secretion system protein gives rise to the protein MNHLHRRNSAFTLVELVIVVLILGILAAVAAPRMFDTAGDARTNATRHSLTIVRDAIQLYRAQNNALPGEAGTEADLVADLATMLNGPFPQASVGNVGSTVRIQTSGAALSASGSESWAYDNTTGDFIVNNAVGATW
- a CDS encoding response regulator, whose product is MTLTPQTPPRALIAEDDPALADVLKLAFTRKGFQTKVFRNGRDALAAAAAESWDVVCSDYQMPHVNGEQLLTGVRASETSRHAVCILCSAKSYELNCERMARELNLHAIFYKPFSLAEITESAQQGLASRAPVA